In the genome of Microthrixaceae bacterium, one region contains:
- the otsB gene encoding trehalose-phosphatase, translated as MLLFDFDGTLAAIVDDPAEARPRPGVVERLVLLSTRYRRVGVVSGRPVSFLTRHLPASLFLSGLYGMETSDELGATVVDPAFSRYLEPVAAVVAAAREARLSDVALAEMEVEDKVLSVTLHYRSSPGLAQSVEALAHTLAQRHGLTVRAARMSVEVHPPVEADKGSVVQHLVTAEPDVDAVLFVGDDVGDLPAFEALGALSEGGVQTMAIAVESTEIDPRLRRRADLVIREDEVVTLLELLATAPPPA; from the coding sequence ATGTTGCTGTTCGACTTCGACGGCACGTTGGCCGCGATCGTCGATGATCCGGCTGAAGCCCGACCTCGTCCCGGTGTGGTCGAACGGCTTGTCCTGCTGTCGACCCGATACCGACGGGTCGGAGTGGTGTCGGGTCGCCCGGTGTCGTTTCTGACCCGGCACCTTCCTGCTTCGCTGTTCCTCTCCGGTCTCTACGGGATGGAGACCAGCGACGAGCTCGGTGCGACGGTGGTCGATCCCGCGTTCTCCAGGTACTTGGAACCGGTCGCCGCCGTGGTGGCGGCTGCACGAGAAGCCCGGCTCTCCGACGTTGCCTTGGCCGAGATGGAGGTGGAGGACAAGGTGTTGTCGGTGACGCTCCACTACCGCTCCAGCCCTGGCCTCGCCCAGTCCGTGGAGGCGTTGGCCCACACCCTGGCCCAACGCCATGGCCTGACCGTGCGAGCGGCGCGAATGTCGGTGGAGGTGCACCCTCCCGTCGAGGCCGACAAGGGATCTGTCGTCCAGCACCTGGTCACTGCTGAGCCCGACGTCGACGCGGTGCTGTTCGTGGGCGACGACGTCGGCGACCTGCCGGCCTTCGAAGCACTGGGGGCATTGAGTGAGGGCGGAGTTCAGACCATGGCCATTGCTGTCGAGTCGACCGAGATCGATCCTCGCCTCCGGCGCCGGGCCGATCTGGTCATCCGCGAAGATGAGGTCGTGACCCTTTTGGAACTGCTGGCCACCGCTCCTCCGCCGGCGTGA
- the pcrA gene encoding DNA helicase PcrA, whose translation MPSLSPLVAGLNPVQAEAVTHLEGPLLVVAGAGSGKTRVLTHRIAHLIDQGVSPFEILAITFTNKAAQEMRERVGALVGPVADKMWVSTFHSACVRILRRDGHHLGFPSSFTIYDQADAQRLTGYVVKDLGLDSKRFPPRQVHSIISAAKNDDLGPEAYRERAQVIFERKIADVYSEYQARLLKAGAMDFDDLLRNVVELFRTQPEVLGHYRRRFRHVLVDEYQDTNRVQNELVLQLAGEHHNICVVGDSDQSIYRFRGADIRNILEFEEAFPEATVIVLEQNYRSTQTILDAANSVISNNAGRKPKELWTEEGDGHAIIRYHADDEGDEGQWVAHEIAKLHDSGRHSWGDVAVFYRTNAQSRVVEEHLLRAGIPYKVVGGTRFYDRREVKDALAYLKAAVNPADEISVKRVLNLPKRGIGDSTVARLDAWAAMHGYTFMQALRRADEAGVTGRAVRGIESFISLLDAVEPLVVDGPAAMLEALLDSSGYAAELQAEHSVEAEGRLENLAELVGSAREATSVDEFLEQVSLVADSDQIPDDDSQVVLMTLHSAKGLEFPAVFLVGLEDGVFPHLRSLTEPHELEEERRLAYVGITRARERLYLSHAWSRTIFGSTQYNPPSRFLDEIPQRLVQAIEGNRRSSRSGAWADAASMTSSESSWGERPRRQSRISSERRAANRERMVDAAMDAGSRSVAGDSGFRIGEDVVHGKWGEGVVVDLRGSGDKTEITVNFPTVGQKVLLLAWAPLKKV comes from the coding sequence ATGCCTTCCCTGTCTCCCCTGGTAGCGGGCCTGAACCCGGTCCAGGCCGAGGCGGTCACCCATCTCGAAGGCCCGCTGCTGGTGGTGGCCGGGGCCGGGTCGGGCAAGACCCGCGTGCTCACCCATCGCATCGCCCATCTGATCGACCAGGGGGTCTCGCCGTTCGAGATCCTGGCCATCACCTTCACCAACAAGGCCGCTCAGGAGATGCGAGAGCGCGTCGGGGCCCTGGTGGGCCCGGTGGCAGACAAGATGTGGGTGTCCACGTTCCACTCGGCTTGCGTGCGGATCCTGCGTCGAGACGGTCACCATCTGGGGTTCCCGTCGTCGTTCACCATCTACGACCAGGCCGACGCCCAGCGGCTCACGGGCTATGTAGTCAAGGACTTGGGGCTGGACTCCAAACGGTTCCCACCCCGTCAGGTCCATTCGATCATCTCGGCGGCCAAGAACGACGATCTCGGCCCGGAGGCGTACCGGGAACGGGCCCAGGTCATCTTCGAACGCAAGATCGCCGACGTGTACTCCGAGTACCAGGCCCGGCTCCTCAAGGCCGGAGCCATGGATTTCGACGATCTGCTACGCAACGTCGTCGAGCTTTTCCGAACCCAGCCCGAGGTCCTGGGTCACTACCGCCGCCGCTTCCGCCACGTCCTGGTCGACGAGTACCAGGACACCAACCGCGTCCAGAACGAACTCGTCCTCCAGTTGGCGGGTGAACACCACAACATCTGTGTGGTCGGAGACAGCGACCAGAGCATCTACCGGTTCAGGGGCGCCGACATCCGCAACATTTTGGAGTTCGAGGAGGCCTTTCCCGAGGCCACCGTGATCGTGTTGGAGCAGAACTACCGCTCGACCCAGACCATCCTCGACGCCGCCAACTCGGTCATCTCCAACAATGCGGGACGCAAGCCCAAGGAACTTTGGACAGAGGAGGGTGACGGTCACGCCATCATCCGCTACCACGCCGATGACGAGGGTGACGAGGGCCAATGGGTGGCCCACGAGATCGCCAAGCTGCACGATTCGGGCCGCCACAGCTGGGGTGACGTCGCCGTCTTCTACCGCACCAACGCTCAAAGCCGGGTGGTGGAGGAACACCTTCTGCGGGCCGGGATCCCCTACAAGGTGGTTGGCGGCACGCGCTTCTACGATCGACGAGAGGTAAAGGACGCGCTCGCCTACCTGAAGGCCGCGGTCAACCCGGCGGATGAGATCTCGGTGAAGCGGGTGCTGAACCTGCCCAAGCGGGGCATCGGAGACAGCACCGTGGCCCGTCTGGACGCCTGGGCCGCCATGCACGGATACACGTTCATGCAGGCACTGCGGCGGGCAGACGAGGCTGGCGTCACCGGGCGGGCGGTGAGGGGTATCGAGTCGTTCATCTCGTTGTTGGATGCCGTCGAGCCGCTGGTCGTCGATGGCCCGGCGGCGATGCTCGAAGCCCTGTTGGACTCCAGCGGCTACGCCGCCGAACTCCAGGCCGAGCACTCGGTGGAAGCCGAGGGACGGCTGGAGAACCTGGCCGAACTGGTGGGATCGGCGCGGGAGGCGACTTCGGTGGACGAGTTCCTCGAACAGGTCAGCCTGGTGGCCGATTCCGACCAGATCCCCGACGACGATTCTCAGGTCGTTCTCATGACCTTGCACTCGGCCAAAGGCTTGGAGTTCCCCGCCGTGTTCCTGGTGGGGCTGGAGGACGGCGTGTTTCCCCATCTCCGGTCGTTGACCGAGCCCCACGAACTGGAAGAGGAACGGCGGCTTGCCTACGTCGGCATCACCCGGGCTCGTGAACGGCTCTACCTGAGCCATGCCTGGAGCCGGACCATCTTCGGGTCCACCCAATACAACCCGCCCAGCCGCTTCCTCGACGAGATCCCCCAACGCCTGGTCCAGGCGATCGAAGGCAACCGACGGTCCTCCCGATCCGGGGCCTGGGCCGACGCCGCGTCGATGACGTCCTCCGAGTCGAGCTGGGGTGAACGACCCCGCCGTCAGAGCCGCATCTCATCGGAACGGCGGGCCGCCAACCGGGAACGCATGGTCGACGCCGCAATGGACGCGGGGTCCCGATCCGTAGCTGGAGACTCCGGCTTCCGCATCGGAGAAGACGTGGTGCACGGCAAGTGGGGCGAAGGGGTGGTGGTGGACCTACGGGGTTCGGGTGACAAGACCGAGATAACCGTGAACTTCCCCACGGTCGGCCAGAAGGTCCTGTTGTTGGCGTGGGCCCCGCTGAAGAAGGTGTGA
- a CDS encoding flippase-like domain-containing protein yields MGSVQGISRPPDPGQPGPPSGRRRTSDRVAAGLHRADQGDTPPRTSPLAVHHLPDPASHQVRDQRGSRWFSRGGTLGYRLFTEAGVAPTSAGFAMATVGLGSAVVLNLLLWVALLISIPLNGYNPLYAGVALVGVILLASAAALVYLLMEGRDRAEKVLRSIARRLPYVQEETASRFVHQLADRLHDLARQPQLLKSGVLWASANWLLEAASLWVFLMAFGAWVNPINLIVAYGLAGVLAAIPVTPGGLGVVEAALTPTLVGFGVPAGTATIAVLCWRFVQFWLPIPLGGTAYLSLRFGALGRQKKMGTVRDLAHETGRAATRRVWDDQAGEYRWVKSPDPAAGSNPPEEPI; encoded by the coding sequence GTGGGCTCGGTCCAAGGAATCAGCCGACCTCCTGACCCAGGTCAACCCGGTCCTCCTAGCGGTCGCCGTCGGACTTCAGATCGCGTCGCTGCTGGCCTACACCGTGCTGACCAAGGTGACACTCCCCCCCGAACCTCACCTCTCGCTGTTCACCATCTTCCGGATCCAGCTAGCCACCAAGTCCGTGACCAACGTGGTTCCAGGTGGTTCAGCCGCGGGGGCACGCTCGGCTACCGACTGTTCACCGAGGCCGGAGTCGCGCCCACCTCGGCCGGGTTCGCCATGGCCACCGTGGGGCTCGGATCCGCCGTGGTGCTCAACCTGTTGTTGTGGGTCGCCCTCCTCATATCCATTCCCCTCAACGGCTACAACCCGCTTTACGCCGGTGTCGCTCTGGTCGGCGTGATCTTGCTCGCCTCGGCCGCGGCTCTGGTGTACCTGTTGATGGAGGGTCGCGACCGAGCCGAGAAGGTGCTCCGCTCCATCGCCCGGCGACTGCCCTACGTGCAGGAGGAGACGGCGTCGCGGTTCGTCCACCAGTTGGCCGATCGTCTCCACGACCTGGCCCGCCAGCCACAGCTACTCAAGAGCGGGGTGCTGTGGGCCAGCGCCAACTGGCTGCTCGAAGCCGCGTCACTGTGGGTGTTCCTGATGGCGTTCGGAGCGTGGGTCAACCCGATCAACCTGATCGTGGCCTACGGGCTAGCTGGAGTTCTGGCCGCCATACCCGTGACCCCCGGCGGACTCGGCGTGGTGGAGGCCGCGCTGACCCCCACCCTCGTCGGGTTCGGGGTTCCGGCCGGCACCGCCACCATCGCCGTGTTGTGCTGGCGGTTCGTCCAGTTCTGGCTGCCGATCCCGCTAGGAGGGACGGCCTACCTGTCTTTGAGGTTCGGCGCTCTGGGACGCCAGAAGAAGATGGGTACCGTTCGCGACCTTGCCCACGAAACCGGCCGGGCCGCCACCCGTCGGGTTTGGGACGATCAAGCCGGTGAGTACCGCTGGGTCAAGAGCCCCGACCCCGCAGCGGGATCGAACCCCCCCGAAGAACCGATCTGA
- a CDS encoding trehalose-6-phosphate synthase: protein MTTSIDLDLAHRRVVVVSNRGPVTFRLDDHATPVAVRGAGGLVSALGPLVRGTDTTWVAAAMTDGDRVMAARGVTDAEGFRVRLLDFEPRWWREHYDTVCNEALWFAHHGLWDPVYEPSWPVGWVEGPWAAHRRVNEAFAQAVASDAPTGAVVLVQDYHLCLMAPMLRDRRPDLDLVHFSHTPFAPPEWLGMLPTAARVELLEGLARFHACGFHTQRWADDFESSCSASGVEVPPVFVAPLGPDLDDLRATIGSTKCRDAASELDLLVGDRTFVVRVDRIELSKNMVRGFLAYEAMLKSRPDLHGRVVFGAFCYPSRLGVDAYDRYHRAVGEVVDRVNQRFGTEEWEPIHYDPTDDYPRSMAALARADVVMVNAIRDGLNLVAKEAALVNRRHAQILLSPEVGAWHELAEGAWLVDPFDVGQTAATLATVVELDPDERRRRAELLVRAASARTPTDWLADQIAAAPRSHADTRRP, encoded by the coding sequence GTGACCACCTCGATCGACCTCGATCTTGCCCATCGCCGAGTGGTGGTGGTGTCCAATCGAGGTCCCGTCACGTTCCGACTCGACGACCACGCCACCCCGGTGGCCGTGCGCGGTGCCGGAGGTCTCGTCTCTGCCCTCGGACCCCTGGTGCGAGGAACCGACACCACCTGGGTGGCCGCGGCGATGACCGACGGCGACCGGGTCATGGCCGCTCGGGGCGTGACCGACGCCGAGGGGTTTCGAGTCAGGCTCTTGGACTTCGAACCGCGGTGGTGGCGGGAGCACTACGACACCGTGTGCAACGAAGCGCTGTGGTTCGCTCACCACGGCTTGTGGGATCCGGTCTATGAGCCGAGCTGGCCTGTCGGATGGGTGGAAGGTCCCTGGGCGGCTCATAGACGGGTGAACGAGGCCTTCGCCCAAGCGGTGGCGAGCGACGCCCCGACCGGGGCGGTGGTTCTGGTGCAGGACTACCACCTCTGCCTCATGGCCCCGATGTTGCGGGATCGGCGCCCGGACCTGGATCTGGTCCACTTCAGCCATACCCCGTTCGCTCCGCCGGAATGGCTGGGGATGCTCCCCACCGCGGCCCGCGTCGAACTGCTAGAAGGATTGGCCCGGTTTCATGCCTGCGGGTTTCACACCCAGCGTTGGGCTGACGACTTCGAGAGTTCCTGCTCGGCGTCGGGGGTGGAGGTACCCCCCGTGTTCGTTGCTCCCCTCGGGCCTGATCTCGATGACCTGAGGGCAACGATCGGGTCAACGAAGTGCAGGGACGCAGCTTCCGAACTCGACCTCCTGGTCGGGGACCGGACCTTCGTGGTGCGGGTAGACCGGATCGAGCTGTCCAAGAACATGGTTCGAGGTTTCTTGGCCTACGAAGCGATGCTCAAAAGTCGCCCGGACCTTCACGGCCGGGTGGTGTTCGGGGCGTTCTGCTACCCGTCACGCCTGGGTGTCGATGCGTACGACCGCTACCACCGAGCTGTTGGCGAGGTGGTCGATCGGGTCAACCAGCGGTTCGGGACCGAGGAGTGGGAACCGATCCACTACGACCCCACCGACGACTACCCGAGGTCAATGGCCGCATTGGCCCGAGCCGACGTGGTGATGGTCAACGCCATTCGAGATGGTCTCAACCTGGTGGCCAAGGAGGCCGCCCTGGTCAATCGTCGTCATGCCCAGATCCTCCTGTCACCCGAGGTCGGTGCCTGGCACGAGCTGGCCGAAGGGGCGTGGCTTGTCGACCCTTTTGACGTGGGCCAGACGGCGGCGACGCTGGCCACCGTGGTCGAGCTCGACCCCGACGAACGCCGCCGTCGGGCTGAGCTGCTGGTCCGTGCCGCGTCGGCGCGTACCCCGACCGACTGGCTGGCTGACCAGATCGCGGCCGCACCGCGGAGCCATGCGGATACTCGTCGCCCCTGA
- a CDS encoding glycerate kinase — translation MRILVAPDKFRGTATAAQVAQAMASVGRSLGARVREVPLSDGGEGFLDVFGGANRSMLVTGPLGSPVEAGWRLQGRTAVVEMAQASGLMLIGGPGGNDPVAATTSGTGELIAAAVDLGARRVVVGHGGSASTDGGLGAVQALFPGARLRGVELVAAVDVRTEFTRAADEFGPQKGATPAQVELLSRRLRRLAQVYRDEHGVDVTTMAGSGAAGGLAGGLAALGATIVSGFELIAEELDLAGAIEKSDLVVTGEGFVDETSFDGKVVGGVVELASEVGVPVLVVAGELFDGVHQWVDAVSLVERFGRERAMNHTQVCIGEVIRERLSI, via the coding sequence ATGCGGATACTCGTCGCCCCTGACAAGTTCCGGGGAACCGCCACCGCCGCGCAGGTTGCCCAAGCGATGGCGTCGGTGGGTCGCTCCCTCGGGGCCCGGGTGCGAGAGGTGCCCTTGAGCGACGGCGGCGAGGGTTTCCTCGACGTCTTCGGTGGTGCCAACCGGTCGATGCTCGTGACCGGTCCACTGGGATCGCCTGTCGAGGCCGGCTGGCGCCTCCAGGGCCGCACCGCGGTGGTGGAGATGGCCCAGGCTTCGGGCTTGATGCTGATCGGGGGACCCGGAGGGAACGATCCGGTGGCTGCCACCACCAGCGGAACCGGCGAGTTGATCGCCGCCGCTGTCGACCTCGGTGCCCGGCGCGTGGTGGTCGGCCACGGCGGATCGGCCTCGACCGACGGCGGGCTGGGAGCAGTTCAGGCCCTGTTCCCCGGGGCGCGCCTTCGAGGCGTGGAGCTGGTGGCCGCAGTCGATGTGAGAACCGAATTCACTCGGGCTGCCGATGAGTTCGGTCCCCAGAAGGGTGCCACCCCGGCCCAGGTCGAACTGTTGAGCCGACGGCTCAGGCGACTGGCCCAGGTGTACCGGGACGAGCATGGGGTCGATGTGACCACGATGGCGGGGTCGGGAGCAGCGGGCGGACTCGCCGGAGGGTTGGCGGCGTTGGGGGCGACCATAGTGTCAGGCTTCGAGCTGATCGCCGAAGAGCTCGATCTGGCTGGAGCGATCGAGAAGTCCGATCTGGTGGTCACCGGCGAGGGGTTCGTGGACGAGACTTCCTTCGACGGCAAGGTGGTGGGCGGGGTGGTGGAGCTGGCGTCTGAGGTCGGTGTGCCGGTGCTGGTGGTGGCTGGGGAGCTGTTCGACGGGGTTCACCAGTGGGTCGACGCGGTCAGCCTGGTCGAGAGGTTCGGGCGTGAGCGGGCCATGAACCACACCCAGGTGTGCATCGGCGAGGTGATCCGGGAACGCTTGTCGATCTGA
- a CDS encoding EAL domain-containing protein, producing the protein MGAQDEARPNADPSVERAVDQLQSDAELLKVIVDHTADSIVRFDRALRYDFVNDRAIQLTGIGAERFLGATQADLGYPPEEVEVREERISKVFASGDVTTYHDVIVNLEGERWYETTLLPQRDDTGDVTHVIVMSRDVTARKMAEDALVRAAARDPLTGLANRSALLEVLHHAIESSEDSRLTTAVLLIDLDRFKLVNDSLGHAVGDRLLCLAAERIRQNVRPEDLVARHGGDEYVVVMRDLTDPAEAVGVSLRIVEAFRQPLLSGETELSTTASVGISVTAPTRVTIDANDLIREADTAMYVAKANGRDGVSVFDEALRLEVDDRLRIENQLRGALGRGELAMWYQPEVHLRSGRIRSAEALLRWHHPSGEVLPAARFIDVAEDSGLIAPIGAWVLNEVVRQSAVWTDREVIIRLNLASRQLNDPDLLGAFDRAVARHQARADLLCVEITETTLLHDTPTATRNLKGLTARGVKVALDDFGTGYASLTYLRRYHIDVVKLDRSFVTDIDTSPRDQRLAAAVVAMAQQLDIRVTAEGVETRAQADVVRKLGCTGAQGYLWSPAVPPDEFERMITG; encoded by the coding sequence ATGGGGGCACAAGACGAGGCTCGACCGAACGCGGACCCTTCTGTCGAGCGCGCCGTGGATCAGCTCCAAAGTGATGCCGAACTGCTCAAGGTGATCGTCGATCACACCGCGGACTCGATCGTCCGGTTCGATCGAGCCTTGCGATACGACTTCGTCAACGACCGCGCGATCCAACTAACCGGCATCGGAGCCGAGCGGTTCCTCGGGGCCACCCAGGCCGACCTCGGGTACCCGCCCGAGGAGGTCGAGGTTCGGGAGGAGCGGATCTCCAAGGTGTTCGCCAGTGGCGACGTGACGACCTATCACGATGTGATCGTCAACCTGGAAGGTGAACGCTGGTACGAGACCACCCTCCTGCCCCAGCGAGACGACACCGGCGACGTGACCCATGTGATCGTCATGTCCCGGGACGTGACCGCCCGCAAGATGGCCGAGGACGCCCTGGTTCGAGCCGCGGCTCGGGACCCGCTCACCGGGCTGGCCAATCGGTCCGCCCTGCTCGAGGTGCTCCACCACGCCATCGAGTCCTCCGAAGATTCCCGACTCACCACCGCCGTGCTTCTGATCGACCTCGATCGGTTCAAGCTGGTCAACGACTCGCTCGGTCATGCCGTCGGCGACCGCCTCCTTTGCCTTGCCGCCGAACGGATCCGCCAGAACGTGAGGCCCGAAGATCTTGTGGCCCGTCACGGCGGCGATGAGTACGTGGTCGTGATGCGAGACCTCACCGACCCAGCCGAAGCGGTCGGGGTGTCGCTGCGCATCGTGGAGGCCTTTCGCCAGCCGTTGCTCTCGGGCGAGACCGAGCTGTCCACCACGGCCAGCGTCGGCATCTCGGTGACCGCTCCGACCCGGGTCACCATCGACGCCAACGACCTGATCCGAGAAGCTGACACCGCCATGTACGTGGCCAAGGCCAACGGCCGAGACGGCGTGTCGGTGTTCGACGAGGCCCTCCGACTCGAAGTGGACGACCGACTCCGGATAGAGAACCAGTTGCGCGGGGCCCTCGGGCGAGGCGAGCTGGCCATGTGGTACCAGCCCGAGGTTCACCTTCGGTCCGGACGGATTCGCTCAGCCGAGGCGCTTTTGCGCTGGCACCATCCCTCCGGCGAGGTGCTCCCGGCGGCACGCTTCATCGATGTGGCCGAGGACAGCGGCCTCATCGCCCCCATCGGGGCCTGGGTACTGAACGAAGTGGTTCGCCAGTCGGCGGTCTGGACCGATCGGGAGGTGATCATCCGACTGAACCTGGCCAGCCGCCAGCTCAACGACCCAGACCTACTGGGAGCATTCGACCGGGCCGTGGCCCGCCACCAGGCTCGAGCCGACCTGCTGTGCGTGGAGATCACCGAGACCACGCTCCTGCACGACACCCCGACCGCCACCCGCAACCTCAAGGGGCTGACCGCCCGGGGGGTGAAGGTGGCGCTGGACGATTTCGGAACCGGCTACGCCTCACTCACCTACCTGCGCCGCTACCACATAGACGTGGTCAAGCTTGACCGGAGCTTCGTCACCGACATCGACACCTCCCCCCGGGATCAGCGCCTGGCCGCAGCGGTCGTGGCCATGGCCCAGCAGCTCGACATCCGGGTGACCGCAGAAGGGGTGGAGACCAGAGCCCAAGCCGACGTGGTGCGCAAGCTGGGTTGTACCGGCGCTCAGGGCTATCTGTGGAGCCCCGCGGTGCCACCCGACGAGTTCGAGCGCATGATCACCGGTTGA
- a CDS encoding LytR C-terminal domain-containing protein — protein MAATAPSPQKSGGLDANARGLAVLAVAVVVGLLLLMTSGGGGGGTQVSASAGDGSVTTIDISDLGDTEPGDVTTTTPDETTTSSSTPSDGLRDPGEVKVLVLNGSGLPGVARTTSDTIGEKGYVMQPPGNSAASATTTVVYYADGFQAEAEAVALLIGKASSAVESMPSTSPGPGADNANVVVVLGKDTPPADSSGSSTSSSSSAN, from the coding sequence ATGGCCGCGACCGCACCCTCACCTCAAAAATCCGGCGGGCTCGACGCCAATGCCCGCGGCTTGGCCGTCTTGGCGGTGGCTGTCGTGGTCGGGCTCCTGCTGCTGATGACCAGCGGAGGCGGCGGGGGCGGCACCCAGGTGTCGGCCTCAGCAGGCGACGGCTCGGTCACCACCATCGACATCTCCGATCTGGGTGACACCGAACCAGGCGATGTGACCACCACCACCCCAGATGAGACCACCACCTCGTCGAGTACCCCATCCGATGGGCTTCGCGACCCTGGAGAGGTGAAGGTCCTTGTCCTCAACGGATCGGGGCTTCCCGGGGTGGCCCGTACCACCAGTGACACGATTGGGGAGAAGGGCTATGTGATGCAGCCGCCGGGCAACTCTGCTGCCTCTGCCACCACCACCGTCGTGTACTACGCCGACGGCTTCCAAGCCGAGGCCGAGGCGGTGGCGCTGTTGATCGGCAAGGCTTCCAGCGCCGTCGAATCGATGCCGTCCACCTCCCCGGGGCCCGGGGCCGACAACGCCAACGTGGTCGTGGTGCTGGGCAAGGACACCCCACCGGCTGACTCGTCGGGTTCATCCACCTCCTCCTCCTCCTCGGCAAACTGA